A single window of Streptomyces sp. NBC_00464 DNA harbors:
- a CDS encoding ABC transporter ATP-binding protein yields MTEVSKTEAPGEPVAGRRSDEAFLSVRDLRIHFQTDDGLVKSVDGVSFDVKPGQTLGIVGESGSGKSVTSLGVLGLHRTAPNARISGEVWLDGEELIGASDTRVRELRGRKMAMIFQDPLSAMHPYFSVGSQIVEAYRVHNKVSKKTARTRAIEMLDRVGIPEPHKRVDSHPHEFSGGMRQRAMIAMALVNNPELLIADEPTTALDVTVQAQILDLIRDLQKEFGSAVIMITHDLGVVAEMADELLVMYGGRCIERGPAEKVFYEAQHPYTWGLLTSMPRIDREQTERLIPVKGQPPSLINVPSGCAFNPRCPYADIPKDNLTRTTRPELELVGDGHFSACHMAPEERTRIWTEEIAPKL; encoded by the coding sequence GTGACTGAGGTTTCCAAGACCGAGGCGCCGGGCGAGCCGGTGGCCGGCCGGCGTTCCGACGAGGCCTTCCTCTCCGTACGGGATCTGCGCATCCACTTCCAGACCGACGACGGTCTGGTGAAGTCGGTCGACGGCGTCAGCTTCGACGTGAAGCCCGGACAGACCCTCGGCATCGTCGGCGAGTCCGGCTCCGGCAAGTCCGTCACCTCGCTCGGCGTGCTCGGCCTGCACCGCACGGCCCCCAACGCCCGCATCTCCGGCGAGGTCTGGCTGGACGGCGAGGAGCTGATCGGCGCGTCCGACACCCGGGTGCGCGAACTGCGCGGCCGCAAGATGGCGATGATCTTCCAGGATCCGCTCTCCGCGATGCACCCGTACTTCTCGGTCGGCTCGCAGATCGTGGAGGCCTACCGGGTCCACAACAAGGTCAGCAAGAAGACCGCCCGCACCCGTGCCATCGAGATGCTCGACCGGGTCGGCATCCCCGAGCCGCACAAGCGGGTCGACTCCCATCCGCACGAGTTCTCCGGCGGTATGCGCCAGCGCGCCATGATCGCGATGGCCCTGGTCAACAACCCGGAACTGCTCATCGCCGACGAGCCGACCACCGCCCTGGACGTCACCGTCCAGGCGCAGATCCTGGACCTGATCCGGGACCTGCAGAAGGAGTTCGGCTCCGCCGTCATCATGATCACCCACGACCTCGGGGTCGTGGCGGAGATGGCCGACGAGCTCCTGGTGATGTACGGCGGCCGGTGCATCGAGCGCGGCCCGGCGGAGAAGGTCTTCTACGAGGCCCAGCACCCGTACACCTGGGGCCTGCTCACCTCGATGCCGCGCATCGACCGTGAGCAGACCGAGCGGCTGATCCCCGTCAAGGGCCAGCCGCCGTCGCTGATCAACGTCCCCTCCGGCTGCGCCTTCAACCCGCGCTGCCCGTACGCGGACATCCCCAAGGACAACCTCACCCGCACGACACGCCCCG
- the glyA gene encoding serine hydroxymethyltransferase: protein MSLLNSSLHELDPDVAAAVDAELHRQQSTLEMIASENFAPVAVMEAQGSVLTNKYAEGYPGRRYYGGCEHVDVVEQIAIDRIKALFGAEAANVQPHSGAQANAAAMFALLKPGDTIMGLNLAHGGHLTHGMKINFSGKLYNVVPYHVDETGTVDMAEVERLAKESKPKLIVAGWSAYPRQLDFAAFRRIADEVGAYLMVDMAHFAGLVAAGLHPNPVPHAHVVTTTTHKTLGGPRGGVILSTQELAKKINSAVFPGQQGGPLEHVIAAKAVSFKVAATEEFKERQQRTLDGARILAERLVQPDVTEVGVSVLSGGTDVHLVLVDLRNSELDGQQAEDRLHELGITVNRNAIPNDPRPPMVTSGLRIGTPALATRGFQTEDFTEVAEIIASALKPSYDADDLKARVVALAEKFPLYPGLK from the coding sequence ATGTCGCTTCTCAACTCCTCCCTCCACGAGCTGGACCCGGACGTCGCCGCCGCTGTCGACGCCGAGCTCCACCGTCAGCAGTCCACCCTCGAGATGATCGCCTCGGAGAACTTCGCTCCGGTCGCGGTCATGGAGGCCCAGGGCTCCGTCCTGACCAACAAGTACGCCGAGGGCTACCCCGGCCGCCGCTACTACGGCGGCTGTGAGCACGTCGACGTGGTCGAGCAGATCGCGATCGACCGCATCAAGGCGCTCTTCGGCGCCGAGGCGGCCAACGTGCAGCCGCACTCCGGTGCGCAGGCCAACGCCGCCGCGATGTTCGCGCTGCTGAAGCCGGGCGACACGATCATGGGCCTGAACCTGGCCCACGGCGGTCACCTGACCCACGGCATGAAGATCAACTTCTCCGGCAAGCTCTACAACGTGGTCCCGTACCACGTCGACGAGACCGGCACCGTGGACATGGCCGAGGTCGAGCGCCTGGCCAAGGAGTCCAAGCCGAAGCTGATCGTGGCCGGCTGGTCCGCCTACCCCCGCCAGCTGGACTTCGCCGCCTTCCGCCGCATCGCGGACGAGGTCGGCGCGTACCTGATGGTCGACATGGCGCACTTCGCCGGTCTCGTCGCCGCGGGCCTGCACCCCAACCCGGTGCCGCACGCCCACGTCGTCACGACCACCACGCACAAGACCCTCGGCGGTCCGCGCGGCGGCGTGATCCTCTCCACCCAGGAGCTCGCCAAGAAGATCAACTCGGCGGTCTTCCCGGGTCAGCAGGGCGGCCCGCTGGAGCACGTGATCGCGGCCAAGGCGGTCTCGTTCAAGGTCGCGGCGACCGAGGAGTTCAAGGAGCGCCAGCAGCGCACCCTCGACGGCGCCCGCATCCTCGCCGAGCGTCTGGTGCAGCCGGACGTCACCGAGGTCGGCGTCTCCGTCCTGTCCGGCGGCACGGACGTGCACCTGGTCCTCGTGGACCTGCGCAACTCCGAGCTGGACGGCCAGCAGGCCGAGGACCGGCTCCACGAGCTGGGCATCACGGTCAACCGGAACGCCATCCCCAACGACCCCCGGCCCCCGATGGTCACCTCGGGTCTGCGGATCGGCACGCCGGCGCTCGCCACCCGCGGTTTCCAGACGGAGGACTTCACCGAGGTCGCCGAGATCATCGCCTCCGCGCTGAAGCCGTCGTACGACGCGGACGACCTGAAGGCCCGCGTCGTCGCGCTCGCCGAGAAGTTCCCGCTGTACCCCGGTCTCAAGTAG
- the gcvH gene encoding glycine cleavage system protein GcvH translates to MSNPQQLRYSKEHEWLSAVEDGVATIGITEHAANALGDVVYAQLPEVGDTVTAGETCGELESTKSVSDLYSPVTGEVTASNQDVVEDPSLVNSAPFEGGWLFKVRVAEEPEDLLSADEYTEFSGN, encoded by the coding sequence ATGAGCAACCCCCAGCAGCTGCGGTACAGCAAGGAGCACGAGTGGCTGTCGGCCGTCGAGGACGGTGTGGCCACGATCGGCATCACGGAGCACGCGGCCAACGCGCTCGGTGACGTCGTCTACGCCCAGCTCCCCGAGGTCGGTGACACGGTGACCGCGGGCGAGACCTGCGGCGAGCTGGAGTCGACCAAGTCGGTCAGCGACCTGTACTCGCCGGTGACCGGCGAGGTCACCGCATCGAACCAGGACGTCGTGGAGGACCCGTCGCTGGTGAACTCCGCTCCGTTCGAGGGCGGCTGGCTGTTCAAGGTACGCGTCGCGGAGGAGCCGGAGGACCTGCTCTCCGCCGACGAGTACACCGAGTTCTCCGGCAACTGA
- a CDS encoding ABC transporter permease: MAAYIIRRVFGAVLLLLIVSAVTFAIFFLVPRLAGQTMDQLAAQYVGKDANPQSILAVKQNLGLDQPLYIQYWHFIKQIFVGADFKFGPEVTHCGVPCFGYSFKNHVEVWPELTARIPITFSLAIGAAAIWLVSGVAIGVVSALKRGSILDRVFMGVALAGVSLPIFFTGMLALGVLTVQWPVWEAVNYVPFMDSPLDWAWNLLIPWCSLAFLYSALYARITRAGMLETMGEDYIRTARAKGLKESRVIGKHGLRAALTPIVTIFGMDFGLLVGGAVITETVFSFPGLGQYAIKSVQENDLPIVMGVTLVAAFFIVICNLLVDLVYAAIDPRVRLS, translated from the coding sequence GTGGCTGCGTACATCATCCGACGCGTCTTCGGCGCGGTACTGCTGCTGTTGATCGTCAGCGCAGTCACCTTCGCGATCTTCTTCCTCGTCCCCCGACTTGCCGGGCAGACGATGGACCAATTGGCAGCCCAGTACGTGGGCAAGGACGCCAATCCGCAGTCCATCCTCGCCGTCAAGCAGAACCTCGGCCTCGACCAGCCGCTGTACATCCAGTACTGGCACTTCATCAAGCAGATCTTCGTGGGCGCCGACTTCAAGTTCGGCCCCGAGGTCACGCACTGTGGTGTGCCGTGCTTCGGCTACTCCTTCAAGAACCACGTCGAGGTCTGGCCCGAGCTGACCGCGCGCATCCCGATCACGTTCTCGCTGGCCATCGGCGCTGCGGCGATCTGGCTGGTCAGCGGTGTGGCGATCGGTGTCGTCTCCGCGCTCAAGCGGGGCTCGATCCTGGACCGCGTCTTCATGGGCGTCGCGCTCGCGGGTGTCTCCCTGCCGATCTTCTTCACCGGCATGCTCGCGCTGGGCGTGCTGACGGTGCAGTGGCCCGTCTGGGAAGCCGTCAACTACGTGCCCTTCATGGACAGTCCACTGGACTGGGCGTGGAACCTGCTGATCCCGTGGTGTTCCCTGGCCTTCCTCTACTCCGCGCTCTACGCCCGCATCACCAGAGCCGGGATGCTGGAGACGATGGGCGAGGACTACATCCGTACGGCCCGCGCCAAGGGCCTCAAGGAGAGCCGGGTCATCGGCAAGCACGGTCTGCGGGCCGCGCTCACCCCGATCGTCACCATCTTCGGCATGGACTTCGGTCTGCTGGTCGGAGGCGCCGTCATCACCGAGACCGTGTTCTCCTTCCCCGGACTCGGCCAGTACGCCATCAAGAGCGTGCAGGAGAACGACCTTCCGATCGTCATGGGCGTGACCCTCGTCGCCGCCTTCTTCATCGTCATCTGCAATCTGCTGGTGGATCTGGTGTACGCCGCCATCGACCCCAGGGTGAGGCTCTCGTGA
- a CDS encoding enhanced serine sensitivity protein SseB C-terminal domain-containing protein, which yields MSASGSAEAGQVEHMLRQVTPGRYDAYEALLQALAADRIWMLLWHGRAGSPDAQYGNMEIEGLGYAPCVTSAQELSASGWNRDHEVISGRDIARALFPDRWGIWLNPHAPGGGVGIPWLDLRRIATGLDRMPAGPLRISEPAIEIPQFYAQLTQNAHRTPAIRSLRRAWVQPALGVPYLAIGLDLYDTSAPSVDAVRAMMQQSIGTVPEGLPVSTVAMADEYDPVAMWLRANARPFYDREPHAPAGRGAVVAPGYGYPQSPGPAPRAY from the coding sequence GTGAGTGCGTCAGGCAGCGCGGAGGCCGGGCAGGTCGAGCACATGCTGCGCCAAGTGACGCCCGGGCGCTACGACGCGTACGAGGCACTCCTCCAGGCCCTGGCGGCCGACCGGATCTGGATGCTGCTCTGGCACGGCCGGGCCGGCTCACCCGACGCCCAGTACGGCAACATGGAGATCGAGGGCCTCGGCTACGCCCCCTGCGTCACCTCCGCCCAGGAGCTTTCCGCCAGCGGCTGGAACCGGGACCACGAGGTCATCAGCGGCCGCGACATCGCCCGCGCCCTGTTCCCCGACCGCTGGGGCATCTGGCTGAACCCGCACGCGCCCGGTGGCGGCGTGGGCATCCCCTGGCTGGACCTCCGCCGGATCGCCACCGGCCTCGACCGGATGCCCGCCGGACCGCTGCGGATCAGCGAACCCGCCATCGAGATCCCGCAGTTCTACGCCCAGCTCACGCAGAACGCCCACCGCACCCCCGCGATCCGCTCGCTGCGCCGCGCCTGGGTGCAGCCCGCGCTCGGCGTCCCGTACCTCGCCATCGGACTCGATCTGTACGACACGAGCGCGCCGTCCGTCGACGCCGTGCGGGCGATGATGCAGCAGTCCATCGGCACCGTCCCGGAGGGACTCCCGGTCTCCACGGTCGCGATGGCCGACGAGTACGACCCGGTCGCGATGTGGCTGCGGGCCAACGCCCGTCCGTTCTACGACCGCGAGCCGCACGCCCCGGCCGGCCGTGGCGCCGTCGTCGCTCCCGGTTACGGCTACCCGCAGTCCCCGGGCCCCGCCCCGCGCGCCTACTAG
- the gcvT gene encoding glycine cleavage system aminomethyltransferase GcvT yields the protein MSTARLTALDALHRSLGATMTDFAGWDMPLRYASERDEHNAVRTKAGLFDLSHMGEITVTGPEAVALLNFALVGNIGTVSVGRARYTMICAEDGGILDDLIVYRLGETEYMVVANAGNAQIVLDALTARADGFDAEVRDDRDAYALLAVQGPASPAILAAVTDADLDGLKYYAGLPGTVAGVPALIARTGYTGEDGFELFTAPEHAEQLWRALTEAGASRGLIPCGLSCRDTLRLEAGMPLYGHELTTALTPFDAGLGRVVKFEKEGDFVGRKALEAAAERAETAPPRKLVGLVAEGRRVPRAGFAVVADGQVIGEVTSGAPSPTLGKPIAMAYVDAAHATPGTAGVGVDIRGSHEPYEVVALPFYKRQK from the coding sequence ATGAGCACCGCCCGCCTCACTGCCCTCGATGCCCTGCACCGTTCGCTGGGTGCGACCATGACCGACTTCGCGGGCTGGGACATGCCCCTGCGGTACGCCAGTGAGCGCGACGAGCACAACGCCGTCCGCACGAAGGCCGGCCTCTTCGACCTCTCGCACATGGGCGAGATCACCGTCACCGGCCCCGAGGCCGTGGCCCTGCTGAACTTCGCGCTCGTCGGCAACATCGGCACCGTCTCGGTGGGCCGCGCCCGCTACACGATGATCTGCGCCGAGGACGGCGGCATCCTGGACGACCTGATCGTCTACCGGCTGGGCGAGACCGAGTACATGGTCGTCGCCAACGCGGGCAACGCCCAGATCGTCCTGGACGCCCTGACCGCGCGCGCCGACGGCTTCGACGCCGAGGTGCGCGACGACCGCGACGCGTACGCGCTGCTCGCCGTCCAGGGCCCGGCGTCCCCCGCCATCCTCGCGGCCGTCACCGACGCCGACCTGGACGGTCTGAAGTACTACGCCGGGCTGCCGGGCACGGTCGCCGGGGTCCCCGCGCTGATCGCCCGTACCGGCTACACCGGCGAGGACGGCTTCGAGCTGTTCACCGCCCCCGAGCACGCCGAGCAGTTGTGGCGGGCCCTCACCGAGGCGGGCGCCTCCCGCGGCCTGATCCCGTGCGGGCTCTCCTGCCGCGACACGCTGCGCCTGGAGGCGGGCATGCCGCTGTACGGGCACGAGCTGACCACGGCGCTGACGCCGTTCGACGCCGGTCTGGGCCGGGTCGTGAAGTTCGAGAAGGAGGGCGACTTCGTCGGCCGCAAGGCCCTGGAGGCCGCCGCCGAGCGCGCCGAGACCGCCCCGCCCCGCAAGCTCGTCGGCCTGGTGGCCGAGGGCCGCCGGGTGCCGCGCGCCGGTTTCGCCGTCGTCGCCGACGGCCAGGTCATCGGCGAGGTCACCTCGGGCGCGCCCTCGCCCACGCTCGGCAAGCCGATCGCCATGGCATACGTCGACGCCGCACACGCCACGCCCGGCACCGCGGGCGTGGGGGTGGACATCCGGGGCAGCCACGAGCCGTACGAGGTCGTGGCGCTGCCGTTCTACAAGCGCCAGAAGTAG
- a CDS encoding AAA family ATPase has product MTLQRYATTAGVAHGALPAQPGAPTRERVGPHAPVVRDLRERDGRSPRSLHFSAGDVVVVSGLPGSGKSTLMARTVAAHAIDSQDTRDRWAARMPRLLPYALYRPLVRVAHYWGLWRVLRSGVSVVVHDCGTQAWVRGWLARDARRRGRILHLVLLDVTPRTAREGQRERGRGVSGYAFARHRRAVRRLLRDTESGLLPLGCASAVLLDREAAGLLTRITFADAQGEG; this is encoded by the coding sequence ATGACGTTGCAGCGGTACGCGACGACCGCGGGGGTCGCGCACGGCGCACTGCCCGCGCAGCCGGGGGCGCCGACCAGGGAGAGGGTGGGACCGCACGCACCTGTCGTGCGGGATCTGCGGGAGCGGGACGGGCGCAGCCCGCGCAGCCTGCACTTCTCGGCGGGCGACGTGGTGGTGGTCTCCGGACTGCCCGGCAGCGGCAAGTCGACCCTCATGGCGCGGACCGTCGCCGCGCACGCCATCGACTCCCAGGACACCAGGGACCGCTGGGCGGCCCGGATGCCCCGCTTACTCCCGTACGCCCTCTACCGCCCGCTCGTCCGCGTCGCCCACTACTGGGGGCTGTGGCGGGTGCTGCGCTCCGGCGTCTCGGTCGTCGTCCACGACTGCGGCACCCAGGCCTGGGTGCGCGGCTGGCTGGCCCGTGACGCCCGGCGGCGCGGCCGCATCCTGCACCTCGTCCTGCTCGACGTCACCCCGCGGACGGCCCGGGAGGGGCAGCGCGAGCGCGGCCGCGGAGTCTCCGGATATGCGTTCGCCCGCCATCGCAGGGCCGTGCGGCGGCTGCTGCGGGACACCGAGTCGGGCCTGCTGCCGCTCGGATGCGCCTCGGCGGTGCTGCTGGACCGGGAGGCTGCGGGGCTGCTGACGCGGATCACATTCGCAGACGCACAGGGTGAGGGCTGA
- a CDS encoding ABC transporter permease — protein MTAPIETTGSAAQAQPEAVLTGVKQSQIEGRSLGRIAWTRFKRDKVAVAGGIVVILLILLAVLSKPIQAVFGLDPNEFHQDLIDPALLAPKGDWGGISWSHPLGVEPQYGRDIMTRIIEGSWVSLVVAVGATLLSVVIGVFFGVVSGFYGGWVDTVISRMMDTFLAFPLLLFAISISAALQDGAFGLEGLPLRIGVLIFVIGFFSWPYMGRIVRAQTMSLRNREFVEAARSLGARGPFILFRELLPNLVAPILVYSTLLIPSNILFEAGLSYLGVGIAPPQSSWGGMLTNAIDFYRNDPMYMIVPGVAIFVTVLAFNLLGDGLRDALDPRSK, from the coding sequence GTGACCGCACCGATCGAGACCACCGGTTCGGCTGCCCAGGCGCAGCCGGAGGCAGTACTCACGGGAGTCAAACAGAGCCAGATCGAAGGCCGTTCGCTCGGACGGATCGCCTGGACGCGCTTCAAGCGCGACAAGGTGGCAGTGGCCGGCGGCATCGTTGTCATCCTGCTGATCCTGCTCGCCGTGCTTTCCAAGCCGATCCAGGCCGTCTTCGGCCTGGACCCCAACGAGTTCCACCAGGACCTCATCGACCCCGCTCTGCTCGCCCCCAAGGGCGACTGGGGCGGCATCAGCTGGAGCCACCCGCTCGGCGTCGAACCGCAGTACGGCCGCGACATCATGACCCGGATCATCGAGGGCTCATGGGTGTCCCTGGTCGTCGCGGTCGGAGCCACCCTGCTCTCCGTGGTGATCGGCGTCTTCTTCGGTGTGGTCTCCGGCTTCTACGGCGGCTGGGTGGACACCGTCATCAGCCGCATGATGGACACCTTCCTGGCGTTCCCGCTGCTGCTCTTCGCGATCTCCATCTCGGCGGCGCTCCAGGACGGCGCGTTCGGCCTGGAAGGGCTGCCGCTGCGGATCGGCGTACTGATCTTCGTGATCGGCTTCTTCAGCTGGCCGTACATGGGCCGCATCGTCCGCGCCCAGACCATGAGCCTGCGCAATCGCGAATTCGTCGAAGCGGCACGGTCGTTGGGTGCCCGCGGCCCCTTCATTCTCTTCCGGGAGCTGCTGCCGAACCTGGTGGCGCCCATTCTGGTCTACTCCACGCTGCTCATCCCCTCGAACATCCTCTTCGAGGCGGGTCTCAGCTATCTGGGTGTCGGTATCGCGCCGCCGCAGTCCTCCTGGGGCGGGATGCTCACCAACGCGATCGACTTCTACCGGAACGACCCGATGTACATGATCGTGCCGGGCGTGGCCATCTTCGTCACGGTCCTGGCTTTCAACCTGCTGGGAGACGGGCTGCGTGATGCGCTCGACCCCCGTAGTAAGTAG
- a CDS encoding enhanced serine sensitivity protein SseB: MDIPAPARTHPQGGWPANELEEVLSASLGSPEAGGRLVEVLGRSHLWVPLPNGGSPDATDLDLPTLDIEGAPYVPVFSSEQQFLTCVGAHMSFTVAPAREFARGLPPQLGMAVNPGGAVGVPLPPPAVAELCRTGRTPLDGPSSGGRVRLYEPDWQQEPVDFLSAAAGEFEASGVVLSARRALASIEGGDPVLFVGIEFSTWDGAGRNAPMDALGRALGRVEVPWPVNLVLLDVAQDPVADWMRARVRPFYQRPAE, from the coding sequence GTGGACATTCCGGCACCGGCCCGGACCCATCCGCAGGGCGGATGGCCGGCCAACGAGCTCGAAGAAGTGCTGAGCGCCTCGCTCGGCAGCCCGGAGGCGGGCGGCCGGCTGGTGGAGGTGCTCGGCCGCAGCCATCTCTGGGTGCCCCTGCCCAACGGCGGCTCGCCGGATGCCACCGACCTCGATCTGCCGACGCTGGACATCGAGGGCGCGCCGTACGTCCCCGTGTTCAGCTCCGAACAGCAGTTCCTCACCTGCGTCGGCGCCCACATGTCGTTCACCGTGGCCCCCGCCCGCGAGTTCGCCCGGGGCCTGCCCCCGCAGCTCGGCATGGCGGTGAACCCGGGCGGCGCGGTCGGCGTGCCGCTGCCGCCGCCCGCCGTCGCCGAGCTCTGCCGGACCGGCCGCACCCCGCTCGACGGACCGTCCAGCGGCGGCCGGGTCCGGCTGTACGAGCCGGACTGGCAGCAGGAGCCCGTCGACTTCCTGTCCGCCGCGGCCGGGGAGTTCGAGGCGAGCGGCGTCGTGCTCAGCGCCCGTCGCGCCCTGGCCAGCATCGAGGGCGGCGACCCCGTCCTCTTCGTCGGCATCGAGTTCTCCACCTGGGACGGCGCCGGCCGCAACGCCCCCATGGACGCCCTCGGCCGGGCGCTGGGGCGCGTCGAGGTGCCCTGGCCGGTCAATCTGGTGCTGCTCGACGTGGCCCAGGACCCCGTCGCCGACTGGATGCGGGCACGGGTGCGGCCCTTCTATCAGCGCCCCGCCGAGTAG
- a CDS encoding ABC transporter substrate-binding protein translates to MKTRKTTALVATAVVLMLGASACNGSDDDSSGSTGGKGGSGATDAALTSIVNPSDKQGGTLKLEMSDEPDSLDPGNTYYGWVQNFSRLYGRTLTSFKPAAGKEGLEIVPDLAESLGKASPDAKTWTYTLKKGLKFEDGTPITSKDIKYAVERSNFAPEALSNGPTYFKAHLVGGDKYQGPYKDKNPDGIASIETPDDSTIVFKLKDAFADFDYLATFSQTAPVPAAKDKGADYVKGIVSSGPYKFESYDAGRGATLVRNKNWDAKSDPLRPALPDKVTVRFKVKQETVDNNLISDNITVDGAGTGVAPATQPDVLTKPNLKKQTDNSYAGATSYIGLNVNVKPFDNIHCRKAVQWGIDKASVQAAQGGDPKGDVATTLLPPTVNGYEKFDQYESAGHKGDEAKAKDELKQCGKPNGFDTKISARSDRPAEMSMVTAVQASLKKIGINAEIKSFPAGKYFQNFAGNPSYVHANKLGMIMSAWGADWPTGFGFLDQIINGSAIKPSGGNNVQELNDPKINKLLNDGIATTDDAARAKAWANVDRAVAEGATAVPLIYRKNLLLRPVSATNVTITQAYLGMYDYVLMGSAK, encoded by the coding sequence GTGAAGACCAGAAAAACGACCGCGTTGGTCGCCACGGCTGTGGTCCTGATGCTCGGAGCGTCCGCGTGCAACGGCTCCGACGACGACAGCAGCGGCAGCACAGGCGGCAAGGGCGGCTCCGGCGCCACTGACGCCGCGCTGACCTCGATCGTCAACCCGTCGGACAAGCAGGGCGGGACCCTCAAGCTGGAGATGTCGGACGAGCCCGACTCCCTCGACCCCGGCAACACGTACTACGGCTGGGTGCAGAACTTCTCCCGCCTGTACGGCCGCACCCTGACGTCCTTCAAGCCGGCTGCCGGCAAGGAGGGTCTGGAGATCGTCCCGGACCTCGCCGAGAGCCTCGGCAAGGCGAGCCCGGACGCGAAGACCTGGACGTACACGCTGAAGAAGGGTCTCAAGTTCGAGGACGGGACCCCGATCACCTCGAAGGACATCAAGTACGCCGTCGAGCGCTCCAACTTCGCGCCCGAGGCCCTGTCCAACGGCCCGACGTACTTCAAGGCACACCTCGTCGGCGGCGACAAGTACCAGGGTCCGTACAAGGACAAGAACCCGGACGGCATCGCCTCCATCGAGACGCCGGACGACTCCACGATCGTCTTCAAGCTGAAGGACGCCTTCGCGGACTTCGACTACCTGGCGACGTTCTCGCAGACGGCCCCCGTGCCGGCGGCGAAGGACAAGGGTGCCGACTACGTCAAGGGCATCGTCTCCTCGGGCCCGTACAAGTTCGAGTCCTACGACGCGGGCCGCGGCGCGACCCTCGTCCGCAACAAGAACTGGGACGCGAAGAGCGACCCGCTGCGCCCGGCCCTGCCGGACAAGGTGACGGTGCGCTTCAAGGTCAAGCAGGAGACGGTCGACAACAACCTGATCTCCGACAACATCACCGTTGACGGTGCCGGCACCGGTGTCGCCCCGGCGACCCAGCCGGACGTGCTGACCAAGCCCAACCTGAAGAAGCAGACCGACAACTCGTACGCGGGCGCCACCTCGTACATCGGTCTGAACGTCAACGTGAAGCCGTTCGACAACATCCACTGCCGCAAGGCCGTGCAGTGGGGCATCGACAAGGCGTCGGTCCAGGCCGCCCAGGGTGGCGACCCCAAGGGTGACGTCGCGACGACCCTGCTGCCGCCGACGGTCAACGGCTACGAGAAGTTCGACCAGTACGAGTCCGCCGGCCACAAGGGCGACGAGGCCAAGGCCAAGGACGAGCTGAAGCAGTGTGGCAAGCCGAACGGCTTCGACACCAAGATCTCGGCCCGCTCCGACCGCCCCGCCGAGATGTCCATGGTCACCGCGGTGCAGGCCTCGCTCAAGAAGATCGGCATCAACGCCGAGATCAAGAGCTTCCCGGCCGGCAAGTACTTCCAGAACTTCGCGGGCAACCCGAGCTACGTGCACGCCAACAAGCTCGGCATGATCATGAGCGCCTGGGGTGCCGACTGGCCGACCGGCTTCGGCTTCCTGGACCAGATCATCAACGGCTCGGCCATCAAGCCGTCCGGTGGTAACAACGTCCAGGAACTGAACGACCCGAAGATCAACAAGCTGCTCAACGACGGTATCGCCACCACCGACGACGCCGCCCGTGCGAAGGCCTGGGCCAACGTCGACCGTGCTGTCGCCGAAGGCGCCACCGCCGTGCCGCTGATCTACCGCAAGAACCTGCTGCTCCGCCCGGTGTCCGCGACGAACGTCACGATCACCCAGGCCTACCTCGGCATGTACGACTACGTGCTGATGGGTTCCGCCAAGTAG